From the genome of Cytophagales bacterium WSM2-2:
GACACCTGTCATTTCCTCGACAACATCCTATTCAGTTGCGATCACCAACGGAACCTGCATCAGTTCTTCCACTACAGTAAAAGCAGTCTTAGTCAACACGTGCGCTCCTCCGACTATTGCCTCAGAACCGCTCGCTACACAAGCCGGTGGAAAAATCACATTGAATCTCGTCCCACTCATAAAAACCAATGGAAGTCCGCTTGACCTGACTTCAATCAAAGTGATTATCCCTCCGTCCAGCGGTGCCACAGCTACTGTAGATGCTAACGGAATTCTGACGATTATTTATACCGGCCTTGCCTTTACAGGAATTGACAACATCACTATTAAAGCATGTGACATTAACGCCAACTGTACTCAACAACAATTCCCGATCGAAGTAGCTGGAAATATTGAAGTATACAATGGCATCTCCCCGGATGGGGCCAATCCGAAATTCATCATTCAATTCATTGATGCTATTCCTGAAACCAAAAATAACACGGTCTCCATTTTTGACCGCTGGGAAAACCTGGTGTGGCACGGCACAAACTACGACAACTCTTCGGTGGTCTTCACCGGAGCAGGCGACAGCGGAACTGCTCTTCCATCTGGCGTTTATTTCTACAAGATTGTTTTTGCCAGCGGGCGTAAAACAGAAACCGGTTTCATTTCACTTAGACGATAATCAATCATGAAATATTTTTTCCTTTTCACAATCACATTTGTTGCTTCCACACTTTTTGCTCAGCAGGATCCGCTATACTCACAATACTACAACAATCCGATGTTGATCAACCCGGCATTCGCTGGTAGCACCGAACGACTTTATGCAGGCATTGCCTACCGGAGTCAGTGGGCAGGAGTTGATGGCGGACCAAAAACTTTTAACCTGAATGGTCACATCGCTCTTATGGACAATAAGGTCGGATTGGGTGTGCTTGCTGTACAAGATCAGATTGGAGACATTAAGAATACGCAATATGGTGTTACAGGGGCATACCGGATAAAACTCTCGAAGTCAGTTTTTTCTTTCGGTATGCAAATGGGGGCAATTCGTTATGCCACTGATCCGGGTGCTGTTAAAGTTCAAAACAACCCTGACCCTGCTTTTAGTCAATTCAGTGAAACAAAATTTAATACCGGTGTAGGTGTCATGCTGCAAAGCGAGAAGTATGTCATCAGTCTTTCTGTGCCGAAAATACTTGCGAGCACAGTCAGTCAGGGCGGGCAAGACATACAGATTTACAGTCAGAATTACTACCTCTACGGATCATACTTGCATTTTGTAAGCAAGGATGTTCAGTTTAAGCCTTCGGCATTGTTGCGAATCACCAAGGGTTCTGCTGTCTCTGCAGATTTGAATTGCAATTTTATTTTAAAGCAACAATACACGGCCGGTGTCTTCACCCGGAATCTGAACACCTACGGAGTTTTATTACAGGCAATTATGAGCAATTATCGCCTGGGATATGTCTTCGAAGTTCCGGGGAAAGGGTCTGCTCTGAATTTTGTAACACACGAAGTAAGCCTGGCAATCTCGTTGGATTTGCTTAATGCTCACAACCATTCAGCTACAGGATTGTAAAATCAAACTGCACAAGGAATCTCAATGCTGAACATCGAACCATGTCCGTAAGTCGATTTGACGAGGATGGTGCCATTGAGTTTGTCTAATGTTTCCTTGACGATGTAAAGCCCCAAGCCTGAACCTTGAGAGCGCTCGGATGCCCGGTAAAACATGTTGAATATTTTTGGTAGGTGTTCCTCGCCTATTCCGATGCCGTTGTCCTCGACTTCCATTTTCAGAAA
Proteins encoded in this window:
- the porP_2 gene encoding membrane protein → MKYFFLFTITFVASTLFAQQDPLYSQYYNNPMLINPAFAGSTERLYAGIAYRSQWAGVDGGPKTFNLNGHIALMDNKVGLGVLAVQDQIGDIKNTQYGVTGAYRIKLSKSVFSFGMQMGAIRYATDPGAVKVQNNPDPAFSQFSETKFNTGVGVMLQSEKYVISLSVPKILASTVSQGGQDIQIYSQNYYLYGSYLHFVSKDVQFKPSALLRITKGSAVSADLNCNFILKQQYTAGVFTRNLNTYGVLLQAIMSNYRLGYVFEVPGKGSALNFVTHEVSLAISLDLLNAHNHSATGL